One window from the genome of Eucalyptus grandis isolate ANBG69807.140 chromosome 7, ASM1654582v1, whole genome shotgun sequence encodes:
- the LOC104455300 gene encoding D-3-phosphoglycerate dehydrogenase 3, chloroplastic produces the protein MASTIKLGGSLATGAFASFRHAPLGNLAASVSHRRALRRPSAALRASSDDDRFTVLVADELGEAGLDILRDFAEVDHAVDLAPEELCARIGGCDALIVGSEMKVSRDVFGCSGGRLKVVGIAGGGIDNMNLAAANENRCLVVNAPNASGSAVAEHAIALLTAMARNIAQAAVSVKSGNWQRKKYVGMSLSGKTLAVLGFVEVGFDVAQRAKGLGMHVIAYDPYASGHLARAIGVELVTFDKAIANADFISLHMHYTPATQKMLNDETFAKMKKGVQILNVTHGGLIDEDALVRALDSGIVSRAAVDVLIEEPPPKDHKLVQHEKVIVTPNLGDGTFEAQEQLSIEIAEAVIEALKGDLPSTVVNEPMVAAEVLAELKPFLDLAINLGRFAVKLIAGRGGFKAVKVTYASAREPDQLDTKLLRAGVIKGLIEPISSVIVNWVNGDSVAKQRGLRITEERITLPGSPEYPLEFLQVQIASVESRFDGALSTSGDIEVGGQVRDGLPFLTKVGNFEVDVRLEGCILLCRAIDQPGLIGKIGSVLGEANVNIGFMKYMRTAVDSENFQSMISIKVDDQPTKETLKKIGEIAAILEFVFLVV, from the exons ATGGCGAGCACCATCAAGCTCGGTGGATCCTTAGCGACCGGTGCTTTCGCCTCCTTCAGGCACGCTCCCTTAGGGAACCTCGCCGCCTCCGTTTCCCACCGCCGCGCCCTCCGCCGCCCATCGGCAGCCCTGCGCGCATCCTCCGATGACGATCGCTTCACCGTCCTGGTGGCGGACGAGCTCGGGGAAGCGGGGCTGGATATCCTCAGGGATTTCGCGGAGGTTGACCACGCCGTTGACCTCGCACCCGAGGAGCTGTGCGCGAGGATCGGCGGGTGTGATGCGCTCATCGTCGGGAGCGAGATGAAGGTGAGCAGGGACGTGTTCGGCTGCTCCGGCGGGAGGCTGAAAGTGGTCGGGATCGCTGGGGGTGGGATTGACAATATGAACCTGGCCGCGGCGAACGAGAACCGGTGCCTGGTGGTGAATGCGCCAAACGCGAGCGGCTCAGCAGTGGCAGAGCACGCGATCGCCCTTCTGACGGCCATGGCCCGGAACATTGCGCAAGCTGCCGTTTCGGTGAAGTCAG GTAATTGGCAAAGGAAGAAGTATGTGGGCATGTCTCTTTCAGGGAAGACCCTTGCTGTCTTGGGTTTTGTAGAGGTCGGGTTTGATGTTGCCCAACGCGCCAAAGGTCTGGGAATGCATGTAATCGCATATGACCCATACGCCTCCGGTCATCTAGCCCGTGCAATCGGGGTAGAGTTGGTGACGTTCGACAAGGCCATAGCTAATGCAGATTTCATCTCCTTACATATGCATTATACTCCTGCCACGCAGAAGATGCTTAATGATGAGACCTTTGCGAAGATGAAGAAAGGCGTTCAGATTCTGAATGTCACTCATGGAGGATTGATCGATGAAGACGCTCTAGTCAGGGCACTCGATTCAGGAATTGTGTCGCGG GCAGCAGTAGATGTTTTGATAGAGGAGCCGCCACCGAAAGACCACAAGCTCGTCCAACACGAGAAAGTCATCGTTACCCCAAATCTCGGAGACGGTACTTTCGAAGCTCAG GAACAACTGTCTATCGAAATTGCAGAAGCCGTCATTGAAGCTTTAAAAGGAGATCTTCCTTCGACCGTCGTCAATGAACCGATGGTTGCTGCTGAG GTCCTTGCGGAATTGAAGCCATTTCTGGACCTCGCAATCAATCTAGGAAGATTTGCTGTCAAACTAATCGCAGGAAGAGGCGGTTTTAAAGCAGTAAAAGTCACATACGCTTCTGCTAGAGAACCGGATCAACTCGACACGAAACTCCTCCGAGCCGGGGTGATCAAGGGCCTCATCGAACCCATTTCCAGCGTCATCGTCAACTGGGTGAATGGAGATTCAGTAGCCAAGCAAAGAGGACTGAGAATTACTGAAGAGCGAATCACTTTGCCCGGTTCGCCGGAGTACCCTCTTGAGTTCCTCCAGGTTCAGATCGCAAGCGTAGAGTCGAGATTCGATGGCGCCCTATCGACATCCGGGGATATTGAAGTTGGGGGGCAGGTGAGAGACGGGCTCCCCTTCCTGACTAAGGTCGGGAACTTCGAGGTGGACGTCCGGTTGGAAGGCTGCATACTGCTATGCAGGGCGATCGATCAGCCAGGTCTTATCGGGAAGATCGGGAGCGTCCTAGGGGAGGCGAACGTGAACATCGGCTTCATGAAATATATGAGGACCGCCGTCGACTCGGAGAACTTTCAGAGCATGATCTCAATCAAGGTGGACGATCAGCCGACGAAGGAGACGCTGAAGAAGATCGGCGAGATCGCTGCGATCCTGGAGTTCGTCTTCCTGGTCGTGTAA
- the LOC120295758 gene encoding D-3-phosphoglycerate dehydrogenase 3, chloroplastic-like — protein sequence MVSTIKLGRSLATGDFASSRRAPSGNLAASVSLRRALRRPPAALRASSDDDRFTVLVAGELGEAGLDILRDFAEVDHAVDLAPEKLCARIGGCDALIVGSEMKVSGDVFGSSRGRLKVVGIAGGGIDNVNLAAANENRCLVVNAPNASASAVAEHTIALLTAMARNIAQAAVSVKSGNLQKKKYVGMSLSGKTLAVLGFVEVGFDVAQRAKGLGMHVIAYGPYASSHLARAIGVELVTFDKAIANADFISLHMHYTPATQKMLNDETFAKMKKGVQILNVTHGGLIDEDALVRALDSGIVSRAAVDVLIEEPPPKDHKLVQHEKVIVTPNLGDVTFEAQEQLSIEIAEAVIKALEGDLPSTVVNEPMVAAEVLVELKPFLDLAINLGRFAVKLIAGRGGFKAVKVTYASAREPDQLDTKLLRAGVIKGLIEPISSVIVNWVNGDSVAKERGLRITEERVALPGSPEYPLEFLQVQIASVESRFDGALSTSGDIEVGGQVRDGLPFLTKVGNFEVDVRLEGCILLCRAIDQPGLIGKIGSVLGEANVNIGFMKYMRTSVDSENFQSMISIKVDDQPTKETLKKIGEIAAILEFVFLDV from the exons ATGGTGAGCACCATCAAGCTCGGGAGATCCTTAGCGACCGGCGATTTCGCCTCCTCTAGGCGCGCTCCCTCGGGGAACCTCGCCGCCTCCGTCTCCCTCCGCCGCGCCCTCCGCCGCCCGCCGGCGGCCCTGCGCGCGTCCTCCGATGACGATCGCTTCACCGTCCTggtggcgggcgagctcggggaAGCGGGGTTGGATATCCTCAGGGATTTCGCGGAGGTTGACCACGCCGTTGACCTCGCACCCGAGAAACTGTGCGCGAGGATCGGCGGGTGTGATGCGCTCATCGTCGGGAGCGAGATGAAGGTGAGCGGGGACGTGTTCGGCTCCTCCCGCGGGAGGCTGAAGGTGGTCGGGATCGCCGGGGGTGGGATCGACAATGTGAACCTGGCCGCGGCGAACGAGAACCGGTGCCTAGTGGTGAATGCGCCAAACGCGAGCGCGTCGGCAGTGGCAGAGCACACGATCGCCCTCCTGACAGCCATGGCCCGGAACATTGCGCAAGCTGCGGTTTCGGTGAAGTCGG GTAATTTGCAGAAGAAGAAGTATGTGGGCATGTCTCTTTCAGGGAAGACCCTTGCTGTCTTGGGTTTTGTAGAGGTCGGGTTTGATGTTGCCCAACGCGCCAAAGGTCTTGGAATGCATGTAATCGCATATGGCCCATACGCCTCCAGTCATCTAGCCCGTGCAATCGGGGTAGAGTTGGTGACGTTCGACAAGGCCATAGCGAATGCAGATTTCATCTCCTTACATATGCATTATACTCCTGCCACGCAGAAGATGCTTAATGATGAGACCTTTGCGAAGATGAAGAAAGGCGTTCAGATTCTGAATGTCACTCATGGAGGATTGATCGATGAAGACGCTCTAGTCAGGGCACTCGATTCAGGAATTGTGTCGCGG GCAGCAGTAGATGTTTTGATAGAGGAGCCGCCACCAAAAGACCACAAGCTCGTCCAACACGAGAAAGTTATCGTTACCCCAAATCTCGGAGACGTTACTTTCGAAGCTCAG GAACAACTGTCTATCGAAATTGCAGAAGCCGTCATTAAAGCTTTAGAAGGAGATCTTCCTTCGACCGTTGTCAATGAACCGATGGTTGCTGCTGAG GTCCTTGTGGAATTGAAGCCATTTCTGGACCTCGCAATCAATCTAGGAAGATTTGCTGTCAAACTAATCGCGGGAAGAGGCGGTTTTAAAGCAGTAAAAGTCACATACGCTTCTGCTAGAGAACCGGATCAACTCGACACGAAACTCCTCCGAGCCGGGGTGATCAAGGGCCTCATCGAACCCATTTCCAGCGTCATCGTCAACTGGGTGAATGGAGATTCAGTAGCCAAGGAAAGAGGACTGAGAATTACTGAAGAGCGAGTCGCTTTGCCCGGTTCGCCGGAGTACCCTCTTGAGTTCCTCCAGGTTCAGATAGCAAGCGTGGAGTCGAGATTCGACGGCGCCCTATCAACATCCGGGGATATTGAAGTTGGGGGGCAGGTGAGAGACGGGCTCCCCTTCCTGACTAAGGTCGGGAACTTCGAGGTGGACGTCCGGTTGGAAGGCTGCATACTGCTATGCAGGGCGATCGATCAGCCAGGTCTTATCGGGAAGATCGGGAGCGTCCTGGGGGAGGCGAACGTGAACATCGGCTTCATGAAATATATGAGGACCTCCGTCGACTCGGAGAACTTTCAGAGCATGATCTCGATCAAGGTGGACGATCAGCCGACCAAGGAGACGCTGAAGAAGATCGGCGAGATCGCTGCGATCCTGGAGTTCGTCTTCCTGGATGTGTAA